The DNA window GAATCGTTGTTTCGATCACGATGTCCGGCATTGTCGCGGCGGCGGGTATTGTGCAATCGACAGCCGATGCACAGAGGGCGATCAACGCCGAACAGGAACAGAAGCGCGACCAGGAACTGGCCGACCTGCGCGGCTCTAGGCCGCCCGGCTATCGGCCGTCCGGAACACCGAGTTCTGGCGGCGGTGCGACCGAACCCCCGCCGCCACCCGTCGACCCGATGGAGACCCGCGCCCAGTCGCTGCAGCGGCGGCTGGAGGCATTCGACGCGCGGAACCTGGACAACGCCGGCCGCGAGTCCGTCGAGCGCGACTTTGCCACCCTCCGGGCCGAGGTCGCTAGTGCGACCGGCCCGCTGCGGGCGCGGCCGGAGTGGGGCAGCATCGACCAACTACACAAGTCGATCCTCCAGAAGATCAACGCCCTGCCGACCGAGCAGCCCGACCCGCAGATCTTTAAGCCCGTTGTCGCCGATACCGAGTTCGCGCCGCCGGCCAACGGCGTTGCGGCGCTGGGCGAGGAAGTCAGCTTCGGCAAGTACTTCATCCGGCCTGCCGCCGATGCCCGCATGGACCTTCGCACCAGCAACCCTTCCCGGTACCAGTGGACGGCCGGCCAGTCCCGCGGCGAAAGCTTCAGCCTCTCGTCCGTGCCCCGCAAGAACGACAGGCAGCTTCGCCCCTGGCTGCTGACCCGCCCCTTCCAGCGGACCGCGGCCGAGCGCGACGGACTCTATTACGTCGAGGCAAACGCCAACGCGAAATCGACTTACGGAACGCTCGGCGGACTGCCCGCGACGAAGCTCGAAGGCGAATCAGCGCTCGGTCAGCGATTCGTCGAGTACATCCTGCTCGACGGATCGAACTGGATCGTCATGCGATCGCAGTCGCGCGGCGACGACTTGCAGGCGTACGATCTGTTTGACCTCTCCGCCCGTACGCTTCGGCCGCAGCGCGCCGGCGAGCCACCGGTCGATCCCTTCGCCCCGGAACGCGTCGCCGATCGTATTGGTGAAGACGCCGAAGCGGTGTCGGCGATCCTGCGGAAGAACCCGGTCGTCGCCGAGCCGATCGTCATTCGCCTGCTGTCGAGTGCCGACATGCGGACCCGCCGGGCCGCCGCCGACCTGCTTCCGTTCGTGATCAGTGATAAGGGCCTGCCGCAGGTCGAGTCGATGGCGTCGCACGCCGACGATCATGTCGCCGGTGCGGTGCGGGCGCTGCTTAAGAAGATGAAGCCCGGTGCATTCGACGAGGTCGCCGAGGTTCTGCTGGACATGAAGGGCACCGATACCTTCAAGCGGAAGGCCGCTTTCGAGCGGCTCGCGAAAATGTCGCCGCCCAACGACAAGCGCAGGAACGAAGTCGCCACGATCCTGGAAGACACGATCATCCAGGAGAAGGGATTCGGCTTTGAGGCCGAGGCCGCGGCCAATGCGCTGGCCGCCTGGCCCGGCGACAAGACATCAGCCCGGCTCGCGCCGCTGCTGAACGATCCGAAGTTGTTTCCAAGCCGGCGGGATAACCTGCTGACCGCGATCAGCGGCAGCAAGGACAAGCTGACGGTCAACATCGTCATGAAATGGATGCCGCTGGCCCCGGAAAAAGTCACGCCCATTCTGATCCGGATGGGCCCGATCGCCGAGGACGAGGCGATCCGCCAATTGAACATCTATTTCACGAACAATACCGAAGACGGCCCGAAGGTGCGGGCGGGATGTGTCGCAATCCTGACGGAAGTCGGGTCGATGAAAAGCATGGAAGTCCTCGGCCGCGCCAGCCGCGACAAGCGCGACGTCGTCACCCAGGAAGCGGCGAAGCAGGCGATTGACAACATCAAGGCACGGACAGCCAAGCCGGCGACGAAGCCGGGCTGAGCAGGTGCAAGCCCCACCGGAACGAAAGGGCTACGGAAGTGCCGGGATGGAGCTACCGGAGCGTCGAAGGCATCCACGCGCAGTCGCAGCGTGCGCTCAACCGGCAATCCCTGCGAGCCGGCCGGTGCTGTCGGAGAAGTGCTCCTCCTTCACGCCGACGCCGTCGAGCATCGTCAGGAACAGGTTGGCCATGGGCGTTTCGACCGGCCACTTGATGCAACGGCCGGGCTTGACCAGGCCGCCGCCACCGCCGGCCAGCAGGACCGGCAGGTCGTGGCGGTCGTGCTTGTTCCCGTCGCGCAGGGGTGAACCGTAGAGCAGCAGGCAACGATCAAGGAGGGTGCCGCCCGCCTCGGGGATGGCTTTGAGCCGCCGCACCAGGTAGCCGAACTGCTCGGCGTAGAACGTATCGATCTTCTGCAACGCATCGAGGTTCTCGGGCCGGCCCTCGTGGTGCGAGTAATGGTGATGCGCCGACTGCACGCCGATGAACGGAAAGTTCCGGCTGCTGCCGCCGTTGGCGAGCATCAGGCTGATGATTCGCGTGCTGTCGGTCTGGTAGGCGAGCACCATCAGGTCGAGCATCACCTTGATGTGATCGGGGACGGCCGGCGGCGTGCCGGCGGGCATGCGGGTGCCCTCGGGCAGCGGCTTGGCCGGAATACGCTCGGCTGCCTGGATTTGCCGTTCGACCGCACGCACCGACTCGAGATACTCATCGACCTTCTGACGGTCGGCGCCGCCGACCGTGCGGTTCAGCGCGGCGGCGTCTTCACGGACGAGATCGAGGATGCTCGACCGCAGCATCCGCTCGCGGGCGGCGCGGCCGGCGTCGGTCGACTGCCGCGGGTCGCCGAACAAGCGTGCGAACGCCTGTCGCGAATTGGTTTCGGTCGGCACGGGAGACGTTGGCGTCCGCCAGGAGATGCAATTGCGATAGACGCCGGAGTAGCCGGCATCGCACATGCCCGGCGGGTTGGGCGGCTCGCACGCCAGTTCCAGCGACGGCAGCCGGGTCAGGTGTCCGACGCGCTGGGCAGCAAGCTGGTCGATGCTGACCCCGGCCCGCAGATCCTTGCCGAAACTCTTGCGGGCGTGGGCGGCGGTCAGGAAACTCGCGGTGGCGCGCGGGTGGTCGCCGCCGCCGTCGCCGTGGTCGCGGCCCTGGTCCAGCGTCAGCCCGCGGGTAAACAAGATCTGGTCCTTCACATCCTTCAGCACCGAGAGCGTCGGCGAGAGCGCGAAGTCGGCCCCGTCTCCTTCGATGTGCCATTTCCCGTGGTTCACGCCGTTCGGAACGTAGACGAAACCCAGCCGAACGGGCGGGCCGGCGGTCGGTGACGGCAGGTTTGCTGCAGCCCCGCTGGCGGCGGCGGCGATTGCCTGCAGCGGGGCCATCGACTCCAGCCACGGCAGCGAGACGGCGACACCAAGGCCGCGGAGCAGCGTGCGTCGGGAAAGGTGAGTGGGCATCTGGCTTACCTCGTGGGTTGGGTGGTGGCCGCGGCAGGCGGCGGGGTCTGGCGGTACCGGAACGGGCGGCTTTTGACGATCTCCACGACCAGGCGGTCCAGCCGATAACCGTCGCCGGCGGTCGCCTTGGCGGCCTCTTCGATGACTGATCGGTCCGATTCCTCGACGCCGCGCCCGAGGGCGAAGGTCAACAGCTTTTCGGCGGCGCACGCCGTGAACGCGTCGCGATCGGCCAGCATCATCTTCTTGAGCTCCAGTGGGCCGTTCAGGGGGCGGCCGTCGGGCAGAAGGCCCGCCGCGTCGACGAGAAGCTTGCCGTCCTTGTCGCGCCATCGGCCGACCGCGTCGTAGTTCTCCAGCGCGAAACCGAGTGGGTCCATCCGCTTGTGGCACGCCGCACACGACGCGGCCGAACGATGCTGATCCAGGCGTTGCTTGAGCGACACCTGCTGGGGTTTGCCGTCCTTCGAGACTTCCCCCGGCGGCAGCTCGCCGACATCGGGTGGCGGTGGAGGAGGCGGTGCCCCCAGGATGGCATCGAGCACCCATTTGCCCCGGCGGACCGGGCTGGTGCGGTCCGGGTGACTGGTGACGGCAAGCACGCCGGCCATTGTCAGCACGCCACCCCGCCGGGCGTCGGAAAGCTTCACCAGGCGCATCTCCTTCCCCTTCACGCCATCCAGCTTGTAGTGCTTCGCCAATTCCTCGTTCAGAAAGGTGTAGTCGGGGTCGAGCAGATCCGTCAGCGGCCGGCCGGTACGCAGGATGTGCTGAAAGAGCATCACGGGCTCGGCCCGCATCGCATCCTTCAGCACGGTGCCGAGCTTGCCGAACTGTTTCGGGTCGGGCTGCGGGAGCGTTTCAACGCCGCGAACCTGTAGCCACTGCGTGGCGAACGCCTCCCCGAGCACGTCGGCCCGGGGGTCGGCGATCATCCGCCGTGCCTGCTGCTCCAGGACGGCCGGGTCGGTCATCCGCCCTTCCGCGGCGACGCGGAGCAGTTCGGCATCGGGCATGCTCGACCAGATAAAGTAGCTCAGCCGGCTGGCCAGTTCGTATCCGTTCAGAGCGTAGTCGCCGCCGGGCGTCTGGGGCGGGCGGTCGGGCTCGATCCGATAGAGGAAATGCGGCGAGACGAGGATGGCAGTCAGCGGCACGCGGACGGCGGCCTCGAACGTCTCGCCATCAATATCGGCGGCATCGAACAGTTTCACATACCGCTCGACTTCCGCCGGCGTGACCGGGCGACGGAAGGCGCGGGTGGCAAACGCGGCGACCACCTCGCCCGCCGCCTGCCGCCGAGACTTTCCGCCCTCAGCCGGTTGGGCGACGAACACGGCTTTGTGGGTGGCCGGTGCGGTATCGCGGGCGATGCCGACCGGGCCGACCAATTCGAGGTAGCCAACGGTGAATCCGCCGTTCGCGCCGTCGGCCGGCTCGAAGTTCGGCTTGTTCTGCTCATGGAGGTAGGCAACGGCAACCTGCTGCGGCCCCTTGCCGAGCTTTACCCGCCGCTCGGTGCGGCTCGCCTTGCCCTCGCGCGTAAGCGTGAACTTTTCGAGCTTGCCGCCGTCGAGCATGTACGCCATCTGCGCCTGCTTACGGTTGGCCTGTTCGCTGACGATTTCGGCGCGGAGGAGGTAATCGCCGGGCTGGCGGATGTCGACGTCTGCCGACCACCCGCGCGGCGTCCAGAGACCGCCGGCGGCAGGATCGGCCCCGGCAAACGTGCCGATGCCGGTGACTCGCAGATCCTTGGCGTCAAACCGCCGGGTGCGCGGACCGTCAAACCCTTCGATCACGATCGCCCGATCGAGGATCTGCTCGGCGGCGAACAAGTATTGCTCCAGGTGAAGCGGCGAGACCGACAGCACGTCGCCGATGTTGTCGAAGCCGTAGCCGGCTCCGTCGGCGGGGAAATCGCGAGTGGGGTCGAACGTGAGCGGGTCGAACGTGACGCCGAGCAGATCGCGGATGGTGTTTCGGTATTCCAGCCGATTCAACCGCCGGGCGGTCACTCGACCGGCCGACGGCGTTGCCGTCGCGGCGATCCGGTCGAGGTTCCACTGCATCCATGCCAGAAGCGCCTCACGCTCGGCGGGCGTCGGCTGGGGGGCGTCCTCGGGCGGCATCTCCAACTGCCGAACCCGCCCGACGCCCTGCCGCCAGGCATGGGCGAACTCCGGCCGTGCCGGATCGTGCCCGACGGCGGCCAGGTTCAACTTTCCCTTGGTCTTCTTTTCGTTGTGACAGTCAGTGCAGTATTGCGTGAGCAGCGCACGTCCGCGGGTGACGTCCGGCCCGGCCGGCTCTTCGGCAATGTTCGGAGGCGGTGTCGCCGCGGGTGTCGACGTCGGTGTGTCGCCAGCGGCAGCGATCGCAATCAGGCTGATGCCGATCGTCAACGCGACGAAAGAGAGAAACGTTGAACGAGTTGAAATCTTCATCGCATCTCAATCCTCTTCGCGGGCCGGACCGGCCAGAAGTCAGCATTGCTGGCCCCCACCGGGATTTAGCCGCCAGCATCGAAGTATGACGAAAAAAGAGCCGCCCCGTTGCCGGCAACCGGCAGGCGGCGAGTCACGGAAGCGGTACGGCCACGATTCCGTACATCGAGTTGTGGAGCGGCGAGTTCGGGCCGAGCTTGACCTCCCCTGCAGCTAGCACCTCGCACCTCCAGACACTGAAGAGCAGGTCCACACTCTCTCCCGCACCTACGCCGAACCGCAGGTCGCGCATGTCCGGCGGCCCTTCGTCCAGGCCGACGTTCACCCCGGCGTTGATGAAGTCGCGGATCAGCCAGCCGGGGTTTGGCACCGGGGTCTGCTTATACAAGACGTACAAGGTTGCCGGTCGGGCCAGCGTGACGGTCAGTTCCAGGTCGGCTGCGTGCTTGTCGTCGTTGAATGTCATGACCAGGTCGCCGCCCCGAAGCGCCTCAGGCAGACCGCGGCGGTCGACGCCGTTCCATTGGTAGGGCCGATCGACATACGCCCGAGCGTCCTCGATAAACCCGCGACGTACGATCTGGTAGAACCGCGCATCGGCCGGGTCGCGGCGGTTGTCACGAACCGCAGCGATGACGGCACCGCTGTCGCCGCCGGTCGACAGGGACCAGTCCGCGGCGCCGGGCTGTCGCGCAACCGATGCGATACGATCCATCGTTCCGGCGGGCGTCACCCGAACGGCTTCGCCCCTGACAAGCCGGGTGGCGGTGCCGCCAGTTTGCGCGGTTGCTGAAGGGTGAGTCGCGACTTCGGGCGTAACTGCCGACTTCGGTGTCAGGTCAACCGCCCCGTCGAAGACGACCACCGCCGTCTCCCCGGCCGGGCCGACCTGCACGCCGAACTCGGTCCCCAGGTCGACGACCTGTGCACCCGGAGCGTCGACGACAAAGCCCTTGCCGGCAGGGCCGACCCGGGCGGTGATCTGGCCGAGAACGGCCTGCAGCCGCGCTGCCGAGACGAGCCGCAACCGCGCCGGCCCGGCAACCGTAACGACCGTGTCGCCGCGGGCGCTGAGTCGAAGTGTTCCGGACGCGATCGCGATGTCGCCTGGCACCAGCGCCGCCCCGACGGCAAGCGGAACCTGGCCATCGGCCCAGACCACGTCCCGAAGATCGACGACGTCGGCTACGGGTTCGGCGGCCGCGACTGATTGCGGAGGCGTCAGGCCGGACGGCCCGGGCCGTGTTGCGACGACGATCGCAACGGCCGCCGCCAGCAGGATGGCAGCCGCCGCCGCCCAGGCACGCGGCCGCCAGCCCGCCCGAAGCCCGGCGCTGACAGGAAAAATCTGCAACCGGTTCTCATCGGTACCAGTGCTGCTATCGCCCCCCATCACGCCCGCAGATACTCGCCCACTTCGCCACTCCAACAGTGCGTGGGCGCGAAGCTGGTCCAGGTACGAATCGAGCATGCTGGGGTCGGCTCGCAACCCCGCTCGGAGTCGGGCGACCGACTCCGGCGTCGCATCGCCCGACAGTGCGGCTTCCATCAGACTCCTGAGATCGACATCTGCTGGCGCGGCATCGGGAGTGTGTTCAGATCGGTCGGTTGGATCGGCTGGATCGGTGCTCATGCCGCACCTCCGGCCGACATCGTGCGTCGAATGCAGTCCATCAGAAGCTTCCGCACGCGGTAAAGCTCCGCCGCCGTCGCGTTCGCGGCTTTGCCGGCCCTGCGGGCGATCGACTCGACCGCCTGCCCGTCTCGATAGCGGGCGTCGAGCACTTGGCGCTGGTGCGGCGCAAGCTTGCTGACGCATCCGTCGAGTGCCTCCAGTTCTCGGTCGGCCGTCTCGTCCCGGCGACGGAGAACGTCGCTGACAGCATTCAGCAGTTCGTCGTCAAACACCAGCTTGTCGCG is part of the Humisphaera borealis genome and encodes:
- a CDS encoding sigma-70 family RNA polymerase sigma factor, coding for MAHVVREITACQSALYAYVCTLLGTSSGAADVLQEANIVLWEKASEYDPSRPFLPWAFGIAYFQVLAHRKRLSRDKLVFDDELLNAVSDVLRRRDETADRELEALDGCVSKLAPHQRQVLDARYRDGQAVESIARRAGKAANATAAELYRVRKLLMDCIRRTMSAGGAA
- a CDS encoding DUF1552 domain-containing protein, which produces MPTHLSRRTLLRGLGVAVSLPWLESMAPLQAIAAAASGAAANLPSPTAGPPVRLGFVYVPNGVNHGKWHIEGDGADFALSPTLSVLKDVKDQILFTRGLTLDQGRDHGDGGGDHPRATASFLTAAHARKSFGKDLRAGVSIDQLAAQRVGHLTRLPSLELACEPPNPPGMCDAGYSGVYRNCISWRTPTSPVPTETNSRQAFARLFGDPRQSTDAGRAARERMLRSSILDLVREDAAALNRTVGGADRQKVDEYLESVRAVERQIQAAERIPAKPLPEGTRMPAGTPPAVPDHIKVMLDLMVLAYQTDSTRIISLMLANGGSSRNFPFIGVQSAHHHYSHHEGRPENLDALQKIDTFYAEQFGYLVRRLKAIPEAGGTLLDRCLLLYGSPLRDGNKHDRHDLPVLLAGGGGGLVKPGRCIKWPVETPMANLFLTMLDGVGVKEEHFSDSTGRLAGIAG
- a CDS encoding MJ0042-type zinc finger domain-containing protein, whose protein sequence is MPLLVQCVNCQRRYSLDEKSAGKKVKCKECGTVFVAQAAGQSAGLTSAPPASPPPAAPRVAPRTAAPTIQTPPPRPRMEENDDPFAAMSLLEAGTAPPPETSGPMYSGAAMSVRQAPAAPATPYTFAPPPRKRTNTTKSLGLDSLTPILLLCFFVGLAVVLYMGLTHVTDKAEPGTHPLEIKAAKNAVWIMVITFAVSHFVIVAPLVLLAVFIASKIMKFELPGAGYMRAAGVGALPLVVLLGSDILLPANMALRLILLVSILALAFYALKNIFELMIGEALVAYGFTCVFFVVGIVVSITMSGIVAAAGIVQSTADAQRAINAEQEQKRDQELADLRGSRPPGYRPSGTPSSGGGATEPPPPPVDPMETRAQSLQRRLEAFDARNLDNAGRESVERDFATLRAEVASATGPLRARPEWGSIDQLHKSILQKINALPTEQPDPQIFKPVVADTEFAPPANGVAALGEEVSFGKYFIRPAADARMDLRTSNPSRYQWTAGQSRGESFSLSSVPRKNDRQLRPWLLTRPFQRTAAERDGLYYVEANANAKSTYGTLGGLPATKLEGESALGQRFVEYILLDGSNWIVMRSQSRGDDLQAYDLFDLSARTLRPQRAGEPPVDPFAPERVADRIGEDAEAVSAILRKNPVVAEPIVIRLLSSADMRTRRAAADLLPFVISDKGLPQVESMASHADDHVAGAVRALLKKMKPGAFDEVAEVLLDMKGTDTFKRKAAFERLAKMSPPNDKRRNEVATILEDTIIQEKGFGFEAEAAANALAAWPGDKTSARLAPLLNDPKLFPSRRDNLLTAISGSKDKLTVNIVMKWMPLAPEKVTPILIRMGPIAEDEAIRQLNIYFTNNTEDGPKVRAGCVAILTEVGSMKSMEVLGRASRDKRDVVTQEAAKQAIDNIKARTAKPATKPG
- a CDS encoding FecR domain-containing protein, which gives rise to MSTDPADPTDRSEHTPDAAPADVDLRSLMEAALSGDATPESVARLRAGLRADPSMLDSYLDQLRAHALLEWRSGRVSAGVMGGDSSTGTDENRLQIFPVSAGLRAGWRPRAWAAAAAILLAAAVAIVVATRPGPSGLTPPQSVAAAEPVADVVDLRDVVWADGQVPLAVGAALVPGDIAIASGTLRLSARGDTVVTVAGPARLRLVSAARLQAVLGQITARVGPAGKGFVVDAPGAQVVDLGTEFGVQVGPAGETAVVVFDGAVDLTPKSAVTPEVATHPSATAQTGGTATRLVRGEAVRVTPAGTMDRIASVARQPGAADWSLSTGGDSGAVIAAVRDNRRDPADARFYQIVRRGFIEDARAYVDRPYQWNGVDRRGLPEALRGGDLVMTFNDDKHAADLELTVTLARPATLYVLYKQTPVPNPGWLIRDFINAGVNVGLDEGPPDMRDLRFGVGAGESVDLLFSVWRCEVLAAGEVKLGPNSPLHNSMYGIVAVPLP
- a CDS encoding DUF1592 domain-containing protein, which codes for MKISTRSTFLSFVALTIGISLIAIAAAGDTPTSTPAATPPPNIAEEPAGPDVTRGRALLTQYCTDCHNEKKTKGKLNLAAVGHDPARPEFAHAWRQGVGRVRQLEMPPEDAPQPTPAEREALLAWMQWNLDRIAATATPSAGRVTARRLNRLEYRNTIRDLLGVTFDPLTFDPTRDFPADGAGYGFDNIGDVLSVSPLHLEQYLFAAEQILDRAIVIEGFDGPRTRRFDAKDLRVTGIGTFAGADPAAGGLWTPRGWSADVDIRQPGDYLLRAEIVSEQANRKQAQMAYMLDGGKLEKFTLTREGKASRTERRVKLGKGPQQVAVAYLHEQNKPNFEPADGANGGFTVGYLELVGPVGIARDTAPATHKAVFVAQPAEGGKSRRQAAGEVVAAFATRAFRRPVTPAEVERYVKLFDAADIDGETFEAAVRVPLTAILVSPHFLYRIEPDRPPQTPGGDYALNGYELASRLSYFIWSSMPDAELLRVAAEGRMTDPAVLEQQARRMIADPRADVLGEAFATQWLQVRGVETLPQPDPKQFGKLGTVLKDAMRAEPVMLFQHILRTGRPLTDLLDPDYTFLNEELAKHYKLDGVKGKEMRLVKLSDARRGGVLTMAGVLAVTSHPDRTSPVRRGKWVLDAILGAPPPPPPPDVGELPPGEVSKDGKPQQVSLKQRLDQHRSAASCAACHKRMDPLGFALENYDAVGRWRDKDGKLLVDAAGLLPDGRPLNGPLELKKMMLADRDAFTACAAEKLLTFALGRGVEESDRSVIEEAAKATAGDGYRLDRLVVEIVKSRPFRYRQTPPPAAATTQPTR